One bacterium genomic region harbors:
- a CDS encoding transcriptional regulator — MPKRDNPYAALNKLFHEPNRLAIVSALCNATEGITFNELKQECNLTDGNLSRHLRSLQHARIIRIRKTFVQSKPQTTIYFTERGRDSFVRYLEALEEVLLKAAESLGGEKSTSNQPLQKPARA; from the coding sequence ATGCCCAAAAGAGATAATCCTTACGCGGCACTCAATAAACTGTTTCATGAACCGAATCGTCTCGCGATCGTCTCCGCGCTTTGCAATGCGACTGAGGGAATTACATTCAATGAATTAAAACAGGAATGCAATTTAACAGACGGCAACTTGAGCCGCCACCTGCGGTCGCTGCAACACGCCCGCATCATCCGGATCCGGAAAACTTTTGTTCAGTCAAAACCCCAAACGACGATCTATTTCACCGAGCGAGGGCGGGATAGTTTTGTGCGGTACCTGGAGGCACTCGAAGAGGTATTGCTGAAGGCGGCCGAGTCTCTGGGCGGCGAAAAATCGACTTCAAACCAGCCCCTTCAAAAACCGGCCAGGGCCTGA